The following proteins are co-located in the Bacillus pumilus genome:
- a CDS encoding DUF4166 domain-containing protein, which produces MVVHRHQVKDYDKLHPKLKERYNRAFTAEGIMEEIGGGTRLIRFFFRIGPLFRCFFPERGKNIPFRIVNEPFMTKKGEEGMHWFRTFYFPERERHFDADMIIDQESHKVLDYFGKPRLLMSELHFTVTENGCLHIQSGKQKCLMLGRELPLPSWLYGVSDVTEGYDEHAGKYTIDVHVKNRLFGTLFTYKGRFTERVSHDE; this is translated from the coding sequence ATGGTCGTTCATCGTCATCAAGTAAAGGATTACGATAAGCTGCATCCGAAATTGAAAGAGCGGTACAACCGCGCGTTTACTGCCGAAGGGATCATGGAGGAAATAGGCGGCGGGACGAGGCTCATACGATTTTTCTTCAGAATAGGTCCATTGTTTCGCTGTTTTTTCCCTGAGAGAGGGAAAAACATTCCCTTTCGAATTGTGAACGAACCCTTTATGACAAAGAAGGGAGAGGAAGGAATGCACTGGTTTCGTACGTTCTATTTCCCTGAGAGGGAAAGACATTTTGATGCAGATATGATCATTGATCAGGAGAGTCATAAAGTACTAGACTACTTTGGAAAACCTAGACTTCTTATGTCAGAGCTTCATTTTACAGTAACGGAAAATGGGTGCCTGCACATTCAATCCGGTAAGCAAAAATGTCTGATGTTAGGGCGGGAATTGCCGCTGCCTTCATGGCTATATGGTGTGTCGGATGTCACGGAAGGCTACGACGAGCATGCAGGTAAGTATACAATTGATGTGCATGTGAAGAATCGCCTTTTTGGAACTCTTTTTACTTATAAAGGCCGGTTTACTGAAAGGGTGTCTCATGATGAATAA
- a CDS encoding GyrI-like domain-containing protein produces the protein MYDIVTLEKYLIKGLSIRTTNEMERTEDRKIAPLWQQFFAQQLHGGKAPVIGLYSDYETDENGSYLFTAGQFVDHHVEHAKEIPASTYARFRTRKGPIEEVVLETWQQIWNWDQRYFRTYTGDFEWYDERSIDPKEAQIDIYIAVDKKIVAETNDISSH, from the coding sequence ATGTACGATATCGTGACATTAGAGAAATATTTGATCAAAGGGTTGTCTATCCGAACAACGAATGAAATGGAACGGACGGAAGACCGGAAAATTGCACCTCTTTGGCAGCAATTTTTCGCGCAGCAGCTTCATGGCGGAAAAGCGCCTGTCATCGGGCTATATTCAGATTATGAAACAGATGAAAATGGCTCATATTTATTTACAGCGGGACAATTTGTGGATCATCATGTGGAACATGCAAAAGAGATTCCCGCGTCCACCTATGCAAGATTTCGAACGAGAAAGGGACCGATTGAAGAAGTTGTGCTTGAAACATGGCAGCAGATTTGGAATTGGGATCAGCGTTATTTCCGCACATATACAGGCGATTTTGAATGGTACGACGAAAGATCAATTGATCCAAAAGAAGCGCAAATTGATATTTATATTGCGGTTGATAAAAAAATAGTTGCTGAAACTAATGATATTAGCTCACATTGA
- a CDS encoding helix-turn-helix transcriptional regulator: MKIDRILSIVMLLISKKQVQAKELAELHEVSVRTIYRDIDTINQAGIPVVTTQGAGGGISLVDDYRLEKKLFTDDDIELILTALESMTSAYSFKESEHVLKKIKSLIPSQTDESEKQHHIFIDLSSWGKDSHLEKKLQLIHTAASEHQYIQFTYRNAKGETLPRKVEPYTLVLKGRHWYLYAFCCVKKAFRLFKLTRMTDLITISGFFQPKRIKNEEKPWNDSWHEASSVSTLMLRVTEASVGRVKEWVDESELIVCSDGTYLAAISLPQDDWLYSFLFHLGPDVDIISPQHVQEAFDLQLKQFLLPKGT, from the coding sequence ATGAAAATTGATCGCATTTTGTCTATTGTGATGCTGCTCATTAGCAAAAAGCAAGTACAAGCGAAAGAGCTTGCAGAACTTCATGAAGTGAGCGTGAGGACCATTTATCGTGATATTGATACTATCAATCAAGCCGGGATTCCTGTTGTGACAACGCAAGGAGCAGGCGGAGGCATTTCACTTGTTGACGACTATCGTTTAGAGAAAAAATTATTCACCGATGATGACATCGAGCTCATTTTAACAGCCCTTGAAAGCATGACGAGTGCATACTCCTTTAAAGAAAGTGAGCATGTACTGAAAAAAATCAAATCCTTGATTCCGTCTCAAACAGATGAAAGCGAAAAACAGCACCATATCTTCATTGATTTAAGCTCCTGGGGAAAAGACAGCCACTTAGAGAAGAAGCTCCAGCTCATTCATACAGCTGCCTCAGAGCACCAATATATTCAGTTCACCTATCGCAATGCGAAAGGAGAAACACTTCCTCGGAAAGTGGAGCCTTACACGCTCGTCTTAAAAGGAAGGCATTGGTATTTGTATGCGTTTTGTTGTGTGAAAAAAGCCTTTCGTCTGTTCAAGCTCACAAGAATGACAGACCTCATCACGATTTCAGGGTTTTTCCAACCGAAAAGGATCAAAAACGAAGAGAAGCCCTGGAATGACTCTTGGCACGAAGCATCTTCAGTAAGCACACTTATGCTAAGAGTAACAGAAGCATCAGTTGGCAGAGTGAAGGAGTGGGTGGATGAGAGCGAATTAATCGTATGTTCAGACGGAACCTATCTTGCAGCAATCAGCCTGCCTCAAGATGATTGGTTATATAGCTTCCTATTCCATTTAGGACCAGATGTCGACATTATCTCACCGCAGCATGTCCAGGAAGCATTTGATCTCCAGTTGAAACAATTTCTTTTACCTAAAGGAACTTGA
- a CDS encoding mother cell-specific membrane sporulation protein, whose product MTHNVWQLFIVGFVILICMIIRMNRMRRYQLVRPVSLLIRMYVFGFTALILMTEGWQNHSIFIYAAIGMIFGSSLAVHAYQTIRMKEENGRLYVKTSKWIESFILCLFLSRFAFKLVELTKHSLTKIDVIELYQRIVSDDALTMLSFFLLAAYYIVFSYHMMKANKRSSHVHHA is encoded by the coding sequence ATGACACATAACGTGTGGCAGTTGTTCATTGTCGGGTTCGTCATATTGATCTGCATGATCATTCGAATGAATCGAATGAGACGCTATCAGCTCGTACGCCCGGTAAGTCTTTTGATAAGAATGTATGTATTTGGTTTCACTGCCCTTATTCTTATGACAGAAGGATGGCAAAATCACAGTATTTTCATCTATGCCGCCATTGGTATGATCTTCGGTAGCAGTCTGGCCGTTCACGCCTATCAGACGATTCGCATGAAAGAAGAAAATGGCCGTCTTTATGTCAAAACAAGTAAATGGATTGAAAGCTTCATTTTATGCTTGTTTTTATCGAGATTTGCCTTTAAATTAGTCGAGCTGACAAAACATTCACTGACGAAGATCGATGTCATTGAATTGTATCAGCGTATTGTGAGCGATGATGCCTTGACCATGCTCAGCTTTTTTCTACTAGCTGCTTACTATATTGTTTTTTCTTATCACATGATGAAAGCAAATAAAAGATCGAGTCATGTGCATCATGCATAA
- the czrA gene encoding Zn(II)-responsive metalloregulatory transcriptional repressor CzrA: MKEELNTNQEQERMELDEESLFLVSQTFKALSDPTRIRILHLLSQGEHSVNDIAETLNLMQSTVSHQLRFLKNLRLVKSRRAGTSIFYSPEDQHVMEVLEQMIHHAQHD; encoded by the coding sequence ATGAAGGAAGAACTGAATACAAATCAAGAGCAGGAGCGGATGGAGCTGGACGAAGAAAGTCTATTTCTTGTCTCACAAACATTTAAAGCCTTATCTGATCCGACACGTATTCGTATCCTGCACCTGCTGTCTCAAGGTGAACACTCGGTAAATGATATAGCGGAAACACTGAATCTTATGCAATCAACCGTTTCTCATCAGCTGCGCTTTTTAAAAAACCTTCGTCTTGTGAAATCTAGACGAGCAGGGACCTCGATTTTCTACAGTCCTGAAGATCAGCATGTGATGGAAGTGCTTGAACAAATGATTCACCATGCACAGCATGATTGA
- a CDS encoding APC family permease, protein MTEEPRLKRSLTVFPLVVIGLAYMDPLVVFDSYGIVAQLTKGHVAAAYIFTLLALLLTALSYGNMVKAFPKAGSAYTYAQKSIHPHVGFLVGWTLLLDYLFLPMVNFAIGSAYLTAAFPDVPHYIWIIILAIAITTVNVIGIRLTANITALFVTFQVIVAVTFVGFIIYGLTQNAGSGELLSARPFYSASLDPALIFSGATILCFSFLGFDAISTMSEETIKPKKTIPLAIFLTVAIGGVLFTLTSYFLQQVFPNFQQFKHPDAASLEIAEFVGGAFLHSFFLAGTMVAVISSSLSSHASAARLLYAMGRDQSLPKRFFGYIHPTLKTPVFNILLIGVFSLTAVIGELEVIYSFISFGALIGFTFVNLSVFAYYFVRHKQRGVLNTLRYAMIPLCGTAFCIWLLTSISTNALIIGMVWLITGFLYFCYRLKTRPEFTFGYD, encoded by the coding sequence TTGACTGAAGAGCCAAGACTAAAACGCAGCCTGACTGTCTTTCCACTTGTTGTGATCGGGCTTGCTTATATGGATCCACTTGTCGTATTTGATTCATACGGCATTGTTGCTCAACTGACGAAAGGACACGTCGCTGCAGCTTATATATTTACTTTACTAGCATTACTATTGACAGCGCTTAGCTATGGGAATATGGTGAAAGCTTTTCCAAAAGCAGGATCTGCATATACATATGCGCAAAAAAGTATTCATCCTCACGTCGGCTTCCTTGTGGGCTGGACGCTTTTGCTTGATTATTTATTTTTGCCTATGGTGAATTTCGCTATCGGAAGTGCTTATTTAACCGCAGCCTTTCCTGATGTACCTCATTACATTTGGATCATCATACTTGCTATCGCCATAACGACTGTCAATGTAATCGGTATTCGGCTTACAGCCAACATTACGGCACTATTTGTTACCTTTCAGGTCATTGTCGCCGTCACCTTTGTTGGGTTTATTATTTATGGACTCACGCAAAACGCAGGCAGTGGGGAATTATTGTCAGCCCGGCCTTTTTATTCAGCTAGCTTAGACCCGGCTCTTATTTTTTCAGGGGCGACCATTTTATGTTTTTCTTTTCTAGGATTTGATGCGATTTCGACCATGTCTGAGGAAACCATTAAGCCAAAAAAGACGATTCCTCTTGCGATTTTCTTAACGGTCGCCATTGGAGGCGTGCTGTTTACCCTTACCTCATATTTTTTGCAGCAGGTCTTTCCAAATTTCCAGCAGTTCAAGCATCCAGATGCGGCCTCACTTGAAATTGCGGAATTTGTGGGTGGCGCATTTCTGCACTCGTTCTTTTTAGCTGGCACGATGGTCGCTGTCATCTCTTCCTCATTATCGTCACACGCGAGTGCAGCAAGGCTGTTATATGCAATGGGAAGAGATCAATCGTTACCGAAGCGTTTCTTCGGTTATATTCATCCAACATTGAAAACCCCTGTTTTTAATATTTTATTAATCGGTGTTTTCTCTTTAACCGCAGTTATTGGCGAGCTTGAAGTCATTTATTCATTTATCAGCTTCGGCGCATTGATTGGCTTCACTTTTGTGAACTTGTCTGTGTTTGCGTACTATTTCGTCAGACATAAACAAAGAGGTGTACTGAACACATTGAGATATGCAATGATCCCTCTTTGCGGTACGGCCTTTTGTATTTGGCTGTTAACAAGCATCAGTACAAATGCATTAA